In the Desulfosporosinus acidiphilus SJ4 genome, GGCGGAAGATGCAGGAATATCCTTATTATAAGGCTTTTGTGGTTGAGGAAAATTATCGAATCATCGCGGCTTGCAGTTTGATCATTATTGATAACTTGGGCCATAGAGGTGCCAAACTTGCTATTGCTGAAAATATGATCGTCAGTCAGGAGTATAGAGGATGCGGTATCGGAACGATGCTGATGCAATTTGTTATGGACGAGGCAAAAGAGGAAAAATGTTATAAACTTATGCTTTCCAGCAATAAAAAAAGGCTGCCGGCTCATGATTTTTATCAGAAGTTAGGTTTTCAGCAGCACGGAATCAGTTTCATGGTAGAGTTTGATCCATAATAGTTTCAGCGGCTGCCATTCGGTCGCCGCTGATTTGGGATGAAGCCCGCGAATATCTTTCCCTTTGCCTTAGAGATAAATTTGAAGTTTAGACTTGAGAAAGAAATGGCTTAAAGCAAGAAAAAAGGTGATTTTGTGACACGCTTTGAAGAACTGATAAGGGAAGAATCCGAGAGCATTTGTGATGTCTTAAACTGCTATATGGCAAAGAACGGGGAACAGATCACAGGCGAGTTATCGATCTCATCCCGGGATAGCCTGGATGGCAGGTCACATCTTAGACGGGTGATCAGCGCTGTTCGGACCGTACTGTTGATCCTCATGGCCCTGGTATTTTATTATTGCTTTATGCCGCGAATTATTTAGGATTAAACTGATTTCGGGGGAGTATAGTCTAAGGTGTTTGAATTAATTAACAAGGAATTTATAAATTAAGCCGATTTGAAGGATGATAAAATGATTGACTTACATGTACATACAAATATCTCCGATAATTCCCTGAGTATAAGCGAGGT is a window encoding:
- a CDS encoding GNAT family N-acetyltransferase — encoded protein: MLIRQASEQDLSDITDLLQAMDGEVTIDDGEAAKIWRKMQEYPYYKAFVVEENYRIIAACSLIIIDNLGHRGAKLAIAENMIVSQEYRGCGIGTMLMQFVMDEAKEEKCYKLMLSSNKKRLPAHDFYQKLGFQQHGISFMVEFDP